From Alteromonas australica, one genomic window encodes:
- a CDS encoding urease accessory protein UreD, whose protein sequence is MTARPAAAYEQWLARLEMTFAHRQQKTKLVNTLREGPLSVQRAFYPETTGAAHLYLLHPPAGIVSGDELHVAATLEKDCQVLLTTPGANRFYRAREAKQMASKQCQFNRFTVADNAHLEYLPHETLVYTNANAFSHTQVYLDKGASYVGWDIACLGLPHIDQPFCKGQFTQTFSLYHNQGIRFHDRLALHAKDRLHESRIGLAVHHVVGTMVLFNGHEASSNEWAKNVCSLIRSCIEGLNLSHFMSVTQLQGVVVVRYLGEDSEVCREGFVHIWMQTRPQVSGHLAVPPRIWYT, encoded by the coding sequence ATGACGGCAAGGCCCGCAGCAGCTTACGAACAGTGGCTGGCGCGACTAGAAATGACATTTGCCCACCGGCAACAAAAAACAAAACTGGTGAATACACTGCGGGAAGGCCCGCTCAGTGTACAGCGGGCTTTTTACCCAGAAACCACTGGCGCGGCGCATTTATATTTATTGCACCCGCCAGCCGGTATCGTGTCTGGTGATGAATTGCATGTTGCGGCCACCTTAGAAAAAGATTGCCAAGTACTGCTAACCACCCCGGGAGCCAATCGGTTTTACCGCGCCCGAGAGGCAAAACAAATGGCCAGTAAGCAGTGCCAGTTCAACCGCTTTACTGTTGCAGACAACGCTCACCTTGAATACTTACCCCATGAAACACTGGTTTACACCAACGCCAATGCGTTTAGTCATACCCAGGTGTATTTGGATAAAGGCGCAAGCTACGTAGGTTGGGATATTGCGTGTTTGGGCTTACCTCATATCGACCAACCCTTTTGCAAAGGGCAGTTCACACAAACCTTCAGCCTTTATCACAACCAAGGTATTCGTTTTCATGACCGCCTTGCCTTACACGCTAAAGACAGGCTGCATGAATCTCGCATTGGGTTAGCGGTGCACCATGTGGTGGGCACCATGGTGTTATTTAATGGCCATGAAGCGTCGTCAAACGAATGGGCAAAAAACGTGTGTAGCTTAATTCGCAGCTGTATTGAAGGACTTAACCTGAGTCATTTCATGTCAGTCACTCAGTTGCAAGGCGTTGTTGTGGTGCGTTATTTAGGTGAGGACAGCGAAGTTTGTCGTGAGGGTTTTGTGCATATTTGGATGCAGACAAGGCCACAGGTGTCTGGTCATTTAGCGGTACCACCACGAATTTGGTACACATAA
- the ureA gene encoding urease subunit gamma yields MELLPREKDKLLLFTAGLLAERRLNRGLKLNYPEAIAFISMAILEGARDGKSVAELMDYGRTVLSAEQVMEGVPEMIHDVQVEATFADGTKLVTVHDPIV; encoded by the coding sequence TTGGAACTATTACCCAGAGAGAAAGACAAGCTATTGTTATTTACCGCCGGACTACTGGCCGAGCGACGTTTAAACAGAGGCTTAAAACTGAATTACCCCGAAGCGATTGCATTTATTTCAATGGCCATTTTAGAAGGCGCACGAGATGGAAAGTCTGTCGCTGAACTGATGGATTATGGGCGTACCGTATTAAGCGCCGAGCAAGTGATGGAAGGTGTACCTGAGATGATTCACGATGTTCAGGTAGAAGCCACATTTGCAGATGGCACCAAATTGGTGACCGTTCACGACCCTATTGTGTAG
- a CDS encoding urease subunit beta: MIPGEIFTDESDIALNQGLPETSVVVVNHGDRPIQVGSHYHFYEVNPALHFDRQATKGLRLNITAGTAVRFEPGQKRTVSLVPFGGSKSIYGFRGDVMGKLEQEHD; this comes from the coding sequence ATGATCCCCGGCGAGATATTCACAGACGAAAGTGATATAGCACTCAATCAAGGTTTACCTGAAACCAGCGTGGTTGTGGTTAATCATGGCGATAGGCCAATACAGGTGGGATCCCATTATCATTTCTATGAAGTGAATCCGGCACTGCATTTCGACCGCCAAGCCACCAAAGGACTGCGATTAAATATTACTGCAGGCACTGCAGTGCGTTTCGAACCTGGTCAGAAACGTACGGTAAGTTTAGTGCCTTTTGGTGGCTCAAAATCCATTTATGGATTTCGTGGTGATGTGATGGGAAAATTGGAGCAAGAGCATGACTAA